The Arachis hypogaea cultivar Tifrunner chromosome 14, arahy.Tifrunner.gnm2.J5K5, whole genome shotgun sequence genome has a segment encoding these proteins:
- the LOC112742820 gene encoding uncharacterized protein, producing the protein MSQHLGGKVVIAGDFNAITSQAEKEGGGQKSATTIATFTNFIDSNELVDIGMVGCPFTWTNRRQGEDLGKERLDHYLVKMGWKLKFPNAVVHRLTESGSDHAPILMETEPQSWHSKRVRRNKIWRLVERDNEIASKSEDIAKVAEDYFCDIFTSSCSADPNPYLEDLEPKVTAFMNRRLQRPVTMDEVKRATFSVHAQSAPGDDGFTAKFFHFFWDIIGGDIFKAVRSFFHSGRILKSFNHTQICLISKVPDASDMTQRAPNTSQSILELLEIYEGFSGQKVNLNKSAIFFSHNTPQNTRLAIAQTLNIEHIGVQDKYLGLSSIVQKSKKATFGAIKDKVQKRIMGWKRSLLSSGGRTRY; encoded by the exons ATGAGCCAACACTTGGGAGGAAAAGTGGTAATAGCAGGCGATTTCAATGCTATAACAAGCCAAGCGGAAAAGGAGGGTGGAGGCCAAAAATCAGCAACCACCATTGCAACATTCACTAATTTTATTGACAGTAACGAATTAGTGGATATTGGAATGGTGGGATGCCCTTTCACGTGGACAAATCGAAGACAAGGAGAGGATTTGGGGAAGGAGAGGCTTGACCACTATTTAGTTAAGATGGGATGGAAGCTGAAGTTTCCGAATGCAGTGGTGCACAGGCTCACAGAGTCAGGCTCGGATCATGCTCCAATCTTGATGGAAACCGAACCTCAATCCTGGCATAGTAAAAG GGTGCGAAGGAACAAAATTTGGAGATTAGTAGAGAGGGACAATGAGATTGCATCGAAATCGGAGGATATTGCAAAGGTAGCTGAAGACTACTTTTGcgatatttttacttcttcttgTTCGGCTGATCCGAATCCATACTTAGAGGATTTGGAGCCTAAGGTTACAGCTTTCATGAACCGCAGGCTCCAAAGGCCGGTAACTATGGATGAGGTCAAAAGAGCTACATTTAGTGTTCATGCTCAGAGTGCTCCTGGTGATGACGGGTTTACAGCtaagttttttcactttttctgggaTATAATTGGAGGTGACATTTTTAAGGCAGTGAGAAGTTTCTTTCACAGTGGAAGAATTCTAAAAAGCTTCAATCATACTCAAATTTGTTTGATTTCAAAGGTGCCAGATGCCAGTGACATGACTCAG AGAGCACCTAATACAAGCCAAAGTATTCTAGAATTGCTAGAGATCTATGAGGGTTTCAGTGGGCAAAAAGTCAATTTGAATAAGTCGGCCATCTTTTTCAGTCACAACACACCTCAGAACACAAGACTAGCAATTGCTCAGACACTAAATATTGAACATATCGGAGTACAAGACAAATACCTGGGGCTGTCCTCCATAGTccaaaaatcaaagaaagcaaccTTTGGAGCTATCAAGGATAAAGTTCAGAAGAGGATTATGGGTTGGAAAAGAAGTCTATTGTCATCAGGTGGCAGAACACGCTATTGA